The following is a genomic window from Rhodothermales bacterium.
ACACCTTCTACCCGGAGGCGACCGAGCAGCTCTACCGCGCGCAGCCCGCCCTGAAGGATACTTCCTTCGACACCCAGATTCAGGCCGTGCTCGACGACGGCGTGGCGGCGGCGCACATCTTCACGCCCTATCTGACGGAGCACGGCTACGATGCTCGCTTCGTCGTAGCGGACAACCCGTACGCACAAATCCAATGGCTGAATGAGCATCCCGCAGAGGCGAGGGGCATTAACCAGGCAACGTGGGTGCACGATGTGGTGCGCCGGCAGGTCGGGTTTTACCGGCCGGACATTTTTTATACCTGCAACCCCGTGCTCTTCGACACCGCCTTCATCGCCTCGCTCCCCTACCGCCCCCGGCTGGTGGCCGGCTGGCGCGCGGCGGACATCGCGGCGGGGGCGGACTGGTCGGGGTATGACCTCGTCCTTTCCGGCCTCCCTCTTTTGCTGGATGCCGTCCGCGCCATGGGGGCGCGGCACACAGCCTACTTCTACCCGGGCATGCCAGGGGGGATCGTGGAGTCCGTGGCGGACATCAAACCCGAGCTAGATGTGCTCTTCACCGGCTCGTGGACGATCCAACAACACGACACCCGTAACCGGATGCTCGAGCGCGTGGCCCGCGAAGCGGCCTCGGCGACGGCGCCGTTTTCGTTCGCGCTGCACACCGACCCCGGCCATCTGCCCGTGCCCGAGGCGCTGCGGCCGTTTGTGCGCCGGCCCGTGTTCGGCCAGGCCATGCACCAGACCCTTCGGCGGGCGCGCATCGTGCTGGATGCACGGGCGGATCATAAGCTGCGGAGCCCGAAGGGGGATACCGACCTTGGCGGGGGCGATACCGTCAACATGCGGCTGTTCGAAGCCACCGGCGCCGGCGCGTTTTTGCTGACCCAGCACGTGCCCGACCTGCATCGCTTCTTCGAACCCGGCCATGAGATCGAGACCTACCGGAGCGCCGACGAGCTGATCGAGAAGATCCGCTATTTCCTGGCGCATCCGGCCGAGCGCGAGGCCATCGCCCGGCGCGGCCAGGAGCGCTGCCAACGCGAGTACGACATGCGGGCGCGCGCCCGCGTGTTCGACC
Proteins encoded in this region:
- a CDS encoding TylF/MycF/NovP-related O-methyltransferase, with amino-acid sequence MTPERPSEPRLRLLHVHTFYPEATEQLYRAQPALKDTSFDTQIQAVLDDGVAAAHIFTPYLTEHGYDARFVVADNPYAQIQWLNEHPAEARGINQATWVHDVVRRQVGFYRPDIFYTCNPVLFDTAFIASLPYRPRLVAGWRAADIAAGADWSGYDLVLSGLPLLLDAVRAMGARHTAYFYPGMPGGIVESVADIKPELDVLFTGSWTIQQHDTRNRMLERVAREAASATAPFSFALHTDPGHLPVPEALRPFVRRPVFGQAMHQTLRRARIVLDARADHKLRSPKGDTDLGGGDTVNMRLFEATGAGAFLLTQHVPDLHRFFEPGHEIETYRSADELIEKIRYFLAHPAEREAIARRGQERCQREYDMRARARVFDRLMRMYLPAAKSAPRQDQAAASAVPAATPAAEFKAPSPSELEALLQTAIQTFKTGQYQDAFRAASRAKAMRLPLLNVDYLRAACLLHLGKPFDAREALREELHHFPDNENARALLQQVLQTAPDTKAIGDAAFQELLALVRPHTMMPEKRLYNLYAIARRVCEQDIPGDFVECGVARGGSTAMLALVIQRYSKRQRHHYAFDTFSGMPEPTVHDTQNGIPADETGWGTGTCAGSVDGVREVCETLGVAEFVSLVPGFFEDTLAGQKDGIGPIALLHLDADWYSSTMTILNEFYDQVVPGGVMQFDDYGCWEGCQKATDEFQQFRGISFPLEPVPGDNQGMWMLKG